The DNA sequence CGATGTGGCGGCGATAACGCTCGTTTTCGGAGCGGTTGGAATGGTAGTCATGCCCGAACCTTTGGGTTGAAGTAGCCATAGGAAAGATCGACGATGAGGTTGATAACGACGACGACCGCGGTCGAGAACAGCACAAAGGCCAAGAGCACGGGCACGTCACGGCTCTGCACGCTGTCGACGGCAAGCCGGCCGAGGCCCGGCATGTTGTAGATGATCTCGATCGTCACCGTTCCCGCGAGCACCTCCGAGATGCGGTATCCGAATACCGTGACCACCGGGATCGCCGCGTTCTTCAGCGCGTGCTTAAAGATGATCTTGGGTTCCGTGAGGCCCTTCGCTCGGGCGTTGGCAACGTAGTCGGTGGAGAGCTCTTGACCGAGTGATGAGCGGAGGTGCAGCGTGATTTCCGCGGCAGGCAACAGGCTCAGCGCGATAGCTGGCAACGTGAGGTGCACGATCCACTGCCAGGGGTCTTCGGCGAAGGGCACAAAGCCACTCGTGGGAAGCAGCGGGATCTGCACGGCGAACACCGCAACGAGGATGAGCCCAACCCAAAACGGCGGCAGCGCGATCGCAATTGATGTTGCCGCGTTGATGGCACGGTCGACAACTCCGCCGCGACGCAGCGTTGCGATGACGGCGAGGCTGAAGCCGATCACAGCGGCGAGCACCGCAGTGACAGCAACGAGCGAAACCGTGGTTCCGATTCGGCGTCCGATGAGCTCGGCGACGGACTGTGACGCCACCGACGAGACCCCGAGGTCACCCATCAGCGCGGCCTTCAGCCACAGGAAGTACCGCACGAAAACCGGGTTATCGAGGCCGAGCGCGACGCGCACCTCTTCGATACGCTCCGGCGTCGCGTTCTCGCCGGCCAGGATCGCGGCTGGATCGCCCGGAACCATGTCTACGAGCAAAAAGATGAGCAGGGGCACCACGATGATGAGCGGGATGCCAGCCAGCACACGTCGAACGACGTAATTAGTCACGATTCACACCCCCAAAAATGCCGCCAGGGCAGCAGGTGCCCAGCACGTGGCTCAATGAGTCATTCACGACGTTTACCCTCCGTTGGGAACAGCTACCGATCCGCTCCTCGACGGTGAGGGCGGGAGAGTCCGGTACAGATCCCCCAAGCTAGTCACCAGAAAAAACGAGCGTTTGCTATGTTTCGAAAAACGGAACATGCTGGGGCTATGACCACGACCCCAACGACGTCAAAGTCGACACCAGGTGGGCGCATCCTCGAGGTGCTCGAAACGTTCACATACGGCTCGCCGAAACAGACCCTCGATCAGGCGCAAATCGCCTCGGGCCTGCCCCGTAGCACGACCTATCGCGCCCTGAAGATCCTGATGGCTCACGGCTGGCTTACCCATTCCAAGGGCGGGTACTCGCTCGGAGAAAAAGCCACCACATTCGTGCAGGGGTTCAACCATGAAATGTTGCGCTCGGCAGCATCGAGCGCGCTGAACGAGCTCCAGCTCGCGAGCGGCGCCGTCGCACACCTGTCGGTGTTGGAAGGCCCCTTCGTCTGCCACATCGACAAGATCGGGGGCCGCGCGTGGAAAGAGATTCCATCGCGCATCGGCACGCGGCTTCCTGCGGTGTCGACTGCGGCCGGTCAAGCTATCCTCGTCTCGTTGTCGCCTGAGGCCGCGAGAGACGTCCTGCAAATGCACACCGATGAGGGTCTCCCGCCGTACGACGAGGTCGCATTGCACGCCGAGTTCCTCACGTCCAAGCGATACGGTGGCGTGCTGGTACGAGATGGAAAGCGCCACCGCTCGGGCATCAGCACAGCGGCAGCTTCGATTCTGCTCAACGACGCTCCCGTCGCGGCGATCTCGCTGGCATGGAAGGGCGATCGCACATCTCTCGCGCGGGCAGCCCAGCTCGTGCGAGTGACAACCGACACCGTCTCCACTGAACTCGTCGAGCTCATGTCGTTCTAACACTCCGCCGACATCCCGGAACAACGCAAAAACCCCGCAGAAGCGGGGCTTTTGTATCTGGCGGAGACGGAGGGATTTGAACCCTCGGTCCCCTTGCGAGGACTCCACCTTAGCAGGGTGGTGCACTAGGCCTGACTATGCGACGTCTCCGTGGCTTCACCGGTGAGGGGAAGGCACTCAGCAATACTAACGGGTTCCGGAGCATGATTCGAACCAAAGCGGCCGAATGCTCGAATCCCCGCCGAAATTGTGCGAGAAATCCGCACGGTTCGGCGGCTATTCGTTGCTGACGGTGCCGTCAGAACACAGGTTCTGCGAGGCGTTGGTACCTGTGATCGACTGCGGGAGCGCGCCAGGAACTTCTGCACCGGGCTCTACAGGTGCCGGAGTCTCTTCGACGATTTCGGTCGGCATGGGCTGACCGGTTTCGTCGTCGAGTCCGTCGCCATCACCGTCGTACATGTTCGCCGCCTGCTGTGCGACGACCTCCTGCTCAGTGAGCGCGCCACCGGTTCCGCCCGTCACAGTGAGGCTCTGGCCCGAAGCCAGCGCCGCCCACAGCGCGTCAGCGTCGTCGTAGATCGGAACCACGCGGTTTGGGTCGGCAGGATCGGTTGCGACCGGGTACTGAATAAACACGAAGTCTTGGAACGGCACGTCTTTCACGGCCATCGCGATCTGCATGAGCTTGTACGGGTCGGTCATGCTCGTTGACGGGTCGATCGCTTCGACGGCGACCTTTGCGAGCCTGAGCACCGTTCCCGGGTTCGACAGCACCTGCTCGCTCATCAGTTTCTTGACGAGGTTTGACATGTACTGCTGCTGGTTGGAGATGCGTCCGAGGTCGGAACCATCGCCCACGCCGTGACGGGTGCGCAAGAATTGGAGGGCCTCCATGCCCGAAACGGTGCGGGGGCCGGCTTTCCAGTCGATGCCGGTGTGACGGTCGTACATGTCGGCGCCAATACAGACATCAACGCCACCAATGGCGTTCGTCATTTCGATCACGCCGCCCCAGTTGATGGACGCAGCAAACTGAATCGGCTGGCCGGTGAGCTCACGCACGGTGGCCACGGTGCAGGCGAGTCCGCCCATGTTGAACGCACCGTTGATCTGAGCCTTGGACTGCTCCCAGGTGGCGTTTCCATTCGCGTCTGTGCACTCCGGAATCGGAACCATCAGGTCGCGTGGAAAGGAGATGACGGTGACCTTGCGTGGCGCTGCGGAGATATTCAGCAACATCAGCACGTCACTGCGAACGCCGTCTCCGGCATCGCTGCAACGCTCGGCGAAGAGCTCGGCGTACTCGGGTTCACACACGTCGGTGCCGGCGACCAGAATCTGCACGGGCCCGTCGTACGCGGCGATGTCCGGCGGCGGAGCTTCTCCCCCGATGTCGACGGCGTCTGCGTTGAGCGATGACGTCAGGTCTGTCGCAATGAACGCGGCAACACCAACGCCAGCTACGAGCACTGTGGCGACGGCGATACTGAGGAAACGAACAATCGCTCCCCACGCACTCGGGGACTTTTGCAAGCCATGACGAGCAAGGGTGCGGCGGCGGTCGCTATCAGACCGTGTCGTTTCGCTCACTCGATTGTGCTCCTACGCTGTTCAAAACACTTACCGCGCAGTATGTGCGGAAGGTGTGGGATTCGAACCCACGAGACATTGCTGCCCACTGGTTTTCAAGACCAGCTCCATCGGCCACTCGGACAACCTTCCCGAACGAGCGCACTCGTTCGCGTGAATGAGTCTAGCCGACTCTCCATTGTGCAAAATACGTCTGAGCGAGTGCTGATGAAAATATGGCCGCACGCTGAATGCAGAATCGGCCTCCAGCGCTCGATTTTGCAGCGCGTACGGCTCTCATCAGCGGCCATCGGGCCGGTGGCCTGTTGTAACGCGATGGACGGTTAGAGCGCGGGGTTCAGCCCACGCAGCACTTCGGTGACGCCACCGTCGTGCACGCGGCGCGTGATGTAGCTCGCCGCTTCCTTCACTTCTTCCGGGGCCTGACCCATCGCCACCGCGGTTCCGCCATTTTCCTGCGCCCATGCGAACATGCCGAGGTCGTTTCGGCCATCGCCAATCACCACGGTGTTGGCGCGGTCATGACCGAGCCACGCGCACACGAGGTCCAGTCCGGAGCCCTTGTCGACGCCCTGCGGCGCGATGTCAAGCCACGCGGTCCAGCCGACGGCGTACGAGACCTGGTTCAGACCGATCGATGAGACCAGCTCGGCAAAGTCTTTTTCATCGTGCTCGGGCGAGACCACCACGATGCGCGAAACGGGCTCGGCCTTGAGCTCTTCAAACGTCACCTGATGCGCGAGGTTGAGGCTCCAGTCGTGCATTTCGTCGGTGTACAGGCGCGTGCCGTCACCGTGCTCAACCATGTAGTGCGCGTCTGGCAAGTGCTGCTCGAGCAGATCCAGCGCGGGCGATGGGTCGAAAACCTCGGTGTGGAAGCGTTCGTACTCGCCATCAGTGCCGCGCTTGTAGATCGCCGCACCGTTTGCGCACACGGCATACTCGGGCTGAATACCGAGCATCGCCATGATGCGTCCGGTCGCCGCCCAGCTGCGCCCGGTGGCAAGCATGACTTCGTGGCCACCCTGAACAGCCTCAGCAACGGCATCGATTACACCGGGGCTGGGCGATTCGTCTTCAAGAACCACCGTGCCATCAACGTCGAGCGCGATCAGCAATCGCTGACCGGTGGCGTTATCCG is a window from the Microbacterium sp. NC79 genome containing:
- a CDS encoding IclR family transcriptional regulator produces the protein MTTTPTTSKSTPGGRILEVLETFTYGSPKQTLDQAQIASGLPRSTTYRALKILMAHGWLTHSKGGYSLGEKATTFVQGFNHEMLRSAASSALNELQLASGAVAHLSVLEGPFVCHIDKIGGRAWKEIPSRIGTRLPAVSTAAGQAILVSLSPEAARDVLQMHTDEGLPPYDEVALHAEFLTSKRYGGVLVRDGKRHRSGISTAAASILLNDAPVAAISLAWKGDRTSLARAAQLVRVTTDTVSTELVELMSF
- a CDS encoding HAD family hydrolase; translated protein: MTDNATGQRLLIALDVDGTVVLEDESPSPGVIDAVAEAVQGGHEVMLATGRSWAATGRIMAMLGIQPEYAVCANGAAIYKRGTDGEYERFHTEVFDPSPALDLLEQHLPDAHYMVEHGDGTRLYTDEMHDWSLNLAHQVTFEELKAEPVSRIVVVSPEHDEKDFAELVSSIGLNQVSYAVGWTAWLDIAPQGVDKGSGLDLVCAWLGHDRANTVVIGDGRNDLGMFAWAQENGGTAVAMGQAPEEVKEAASYITRRVHDGGVTEVLRGLNPAL
- a CDS encoding ABC transporter permease; this encodes MTNYVVRRVLAGIPLIIVVPLLIFLLVDMVPGDPAAILAGENATPERIEEVRVALGLDNPVFVRYFLWLKAALMGDLGVSSVASQSVAELIGRRIGTTVSLVAVTAVLAAVIGFSLAVIATLRRGGVVDRAINAATSIAIALPPFWVGLILVAVFAVQIPLLPTSGFVPFAEDPWQWIVHLTLPAIALSLLPAAEITLHLRSSLGQELSTDYVANARAKGLTEPKIIFKHALKNAAIPVVTVFGYRISEVLAGTVTIEIIYNMPGLGRLAVDSVQSRDVPVLLAFVLFSTAVVVVINLIVDLSYGYFNPKVRA
- a CDS encoding LCP family protein, which translates into the protein MSETTRSDSDRRRTLARHGLQKSPSAWGAIVRFLSIAVATVLVAGVGVAAFIATDLTSSLNADAVDIGGEAPPPDIAAYDGPVQILVAGTDVCEPEYAELFAERCSDAGDGVRSDVLMLLNISAAPRKVTVISFPRDLMVPIPECTDANGNATWEQSKAQINGAFNMGGLACTVATVRELTGQPIQFAASINWGGVIEMTNAIGGVDVCIGADMYDRHTGIDWKAGPRTVSGMEALQFLRTRHGVGDGSDLGRISNQQQYMSNLVKKLMSEQVLSNPGTVLRLAKVAVEAIDPSTSMTDPYKLMQIAMAVKDVPFQDFVFIQYPVATDPADPNRVVPIYDDADALWAALASGQSLTVTGGTGGALTEQEVVAQQAANMYDGDGDGLDDETGQPMPTEIVEETPAPVEPGAEVPGALPQSITGTNASQNLCSDGTVSNE